The Juglans microcarpa x Juglans regia isolate MS1-56 chromosome 8S, Jm3101_v1.0, whole genome shotgun sequence genome has a window encoding:
- the LOC121244704 gene encoding fructose-1,6-bisphosphatase, cytosolic, whose translation MDHAADAHRTDLMTITRFVLNEQSRHPESRGDFSILLSHIVLGCKFVCSAVNKAGLAKLIGLAGETNVQGEEQKKLDVLSNEVFVKALISSGRTCILVSEEDEEATFVEASKRGRYAVVFDPLDGSSNIDCGVSIGTIFGIYMVKHTNEPTLDDVLQPGKNMVAAGYCMYGSSCTLVLSTGTGVNGFTLDPSLGEFILTHPDIKIPKKGKIYSVNEGNAKNWDGPTTQFVEKCKFPKDGSSSKSLRYIGSMVADVHRTLLYGGVFLYPADRKSPSGKLRVLYEVFPMSFLMEQAGGQAFTGKQRALDLIPTKIHERSPIFLGSHDDVEELKALYAAEAKE comes from the exons atggaTCACGCGGCGGACGCCCACCGGACGGACTTGATGACCATAACTCGTTTCGTGCTCAACGAACAGTCCAGGCACCCGGAGTCCCGCGGCGATTTCAGCATCTTGCTCAGTCACATTGTCCTCGGCTGCAAGTTCGTATGTTCCGCCGTTAACAAG GCGGGTCTTGCCAAACTCATTGGACTTGCTGGAGAGACCAATGTTCAG GGTGAAGAGCAAAAGAAACTGGATGTGCTTTCAAATGAGGTTTTTGTCAAGGCTCTGATAAGCAGTGGCCGAACA TGCATCCTTGTATCAGAAGAGGATGAAGAGGCAACCTTTGTGGAGGCATCTAAGCGTGGAAG GTATGCTGTTGTTTTTGATCCATTGGATGGATCATCCAACATTGACTGTGGAGTTTCAATTGGAACT ATCTTTGGGATTTATATGGTTAAACATACCAATGAACCAACACTAGATGATGTGTTACAACCTGGGAAGAATATGGTGGCAGCTGGCTATTGCATGTATGGGAGCTCTTGCACG CTAGTGTTAAGCACTGGAACTGGTGTCAACGGCTTTACTCTTGATCCATCTCTCGGGGAGTTCATTCTTACTCATCCTGACATCAAG ATTCCAAAGAAAGGAAAGATTTATTCAGTAAATGAGGGAAATGCCAAGAACTGGGATGGTCCAACGACTCAGTTTGTGGAAAAGTGCAAGTTCCCTAAAGATGGTTCATCATCAAAGTCTCTAAGATACATTGGAAG CATGGTAGCCGATGTCCATCGCACATTACTTTATGGGGGTGTCTTTTTGTATCCTGCTGACAGGAAGAGCCCCAGTGGGAAACTGCG TGTTCTTTATGAAGTTTTCCCAATGTCATTCTTGATGGAACAAGCGGGAGGTCAGGCTTTCACCGGGAAGCAACGG GCACTTGACTTGATTCCAACGAAGATACATGAGAGATCTCCGATATTCCTTGGAAGCcatgatgatgttgaggaacTTAAAGCTCTCTATGCTGCTGAAGCTAAGGAATAA
- the LOC121244500 gene encoding tubby-like F-box protein 8 codes for MEKMSFRSILRDVRDGLGSLSRRSIEVRLPRHPRGKSHGSVHELHDQPLVVQNSCWASLPPELLFDVIKRLEASESTWPARRHVVACAAVCRAWREMCKEIVRGPELSGKITFPISLKQPGPQDGNMQCFIKRDTSNLTYHLFLCLSPALLVENGKFLLSAKRTRRTTCTEYVISMDADSISRSSSTYIGKLRSNFLGTKFIIYDTQPPYNNGQFSPPSRSRRFYSKKVSPKVPTGTYNIAQVTYELNVLGTRGPRKMHCTMHSIPASALEPGGTVPGQPELLPRSLEDSFRSLSFAKSIDTSTEFGSSRFSDIIGSHNEEDDGKVRPLVLRNKAPRWHEQLQCWCLNFRGRVTVASVKNFQLIAATQPAAGAPTPSQPAAGAPIPRQPTQPDHDKVILQFGKVGKDMFTMDYRYPLSAFQAFAICLSSFDTKLACE; via the exons ATGGAGAAGATGTCGTTCCGAAGTATACTTCGTGATGTAAGGGATGGACTAGGAAGCTTATCAAGGAGAAGTATTGAGGTGAGGCTGCCCCGTCATCCCAGGGGGAAATCACATGGCTCAGTCCATGAGTTGCATGACCAGCCCCTGGTAGTCCAGAACAGCTGTTGGGCTAGCCTCCCACCTGAGCTTTTATTTGATGTGATCAAAAGATTGGaggcaagtgagagtacttggCCTGCCCGGAGGCATGTTGTTGCATGTGCTGCTGTCTGCAGAGCCTGGAGGGAAATGTGCAAAGAAATTGTCAGAGGTCCTGAATTATCTGGGAAAATTACCTTTCCTATTTCCCTGAAGCAG CCGGGGCCTCAAGATGGAAACATGCAATGCTTCATTAAGAGGGACACATCAAATTTAACTTACCACCTTTTCCTCTGTCTTAGCCCTG CTCTGCTTGTCGAAAATGGGAAATTTCTTCTCTCTGCAAAACGGACCCGGCGAACAACTTGCACAGAATATGTGATTTCCATGGATGCAGATAGCATTTCAAGATCAAGCAGCACTTACATTGGAAAACTGAG GTCAAATTTCCTGGGCACCAAATTCATAATTTATGATACACAGCCTCCCTATAACAATGGGCAGTTTTCACCACCCAGCCGAAGCCGTCGGTTTTACTCGAAAAAGGTTTCTCCAAAGGTCCCCACTGGAACCTATAACATTGCTCAAGTCACATATGAGCTCAATGTGCTAGGCACTCGGGGTCCACGCAAGATGCACTGCACAATGCACTCAATCCCTGCCTCAGCTCTTGAACCAGGTGGTACTGTTCCTGGTCAACCTGAGCTCCTCCCTCGCTCCCTTGAAGACTCATTTCGTAGCTTGTCATTTGCAAAATCAATCGATACCTCAACTGAGTTTGGCAGCTCCAGGTTCTCAGATATTATTGGATCCCACAATGAAGAAGATGACGGAAAAGTGAGGCCTTTGGTTCTCCGAAACAAGGCTCCAAGATGGCATGAACAGTTGCAGTGTTGGTGCCTCAACTTCCGTGGAAGGGTGACTGTTGCCTCTGTCAAGAACTTTCAGCTAATTGCTGCAACACAGCCAGCTGCTGGTGCACCAACACCATCACAGCCAGCTGCTGGTGCACCAATACCAAGGCAGCCAACCCAACCTGATCATGACAAGGTAATTCTGCAGTTTGGTAAAGTCGGCAAGGATATGTTTACCATGGATTATCGGTATCCTCTGTCTGCTTTTCAGGCTTTTGCCATTTGCTTGAGCAGCTTTGATACTAAGTTGGCATGTgaatag
- the LOC121244947 gene encoding sm-like protein LSM3A, with protein sequence MASEEDSAVKEPLDLIRLSLDERIYVKLRSDRELRGKLHAYDQHLNMILGDVEEIVTTVEIDDETYEEIVRTTRRTVPFLFVRGDGVILVSPPLRTA encoded by the exons atGGCGAGCGAGGAAGATAGTGCGGTGAAGGAGCCTTTGGATCTCATTAGGCTCAGCCTCGACGAGCGCATCTACGTCAAGCTCCGATCAGACCGTGAACTCCGCGGCAAACTTCAT GCCTACGATCAGCACTTGAATATGATTCTTGGTGATGTTGAAGAAATTGTTACCACAGTTGAAATTGATGATGAAACGTATGAAGAGATAGTTCGG ACTACAAGGCGCACAGTGCCATTCCTCTTTGTTAGAGGAGATGGTGTGATATTGGTTTCCCCGCCATTGAGGACAGCTTGA